ACGCGACGAATGCGGCGACCCTCGCCTTGGAGGACTTTTGGCGCAGCGGGTCGACAGTCAACGGAATCTCCTCGGTATCAACATGAGACGCAATTGGATTCTGGTGCATCATCACTCAATTGTCTGGGCGGTCATCTACATTCGAACTCGGGTTCGACTCGCTCCTGGCCCTGCCACAATCGCACACCAACCAAGGATGAGCGTCGTAACACAGTGGGCGACGAAGTGGGTCAGTGGTGCAAGTGGCAGCACAATAGGACCAACGAGACCTCGCGTCTCAGGAGTGGGAGAGTGACTTGTGAGCCACCTCGAAGTGGTCGAAATCTGCGCCGGTGCCGGTGGCCAGGCCTACGGACTCCACCGCGCAGGTTTCCATCATGCGTTGGCAGTCGAGCTCGACGCACAGGCGGCAGCGACCTTGGAAGCAAACTCGAACTGGCGTGTTGCCGTCGGCGACGTTGCGGACCCAGCCGTCTGGGACCCCTCCGAGTACAAGGGGATTGCGCTTCTCGCCGGCGGCGTACCTTGCCCCCCGTTCTCCATGGCAGGCAAGCAACTCGGCTCCGCCGATGAACGGGATCTCTTTGCTTGGGCGGTTGAGCAAGTGGGAATCTTGAAGCCACGTGCCCTGATGCTCGAGAACGTGCGCGGTCTTGCTGCACCGAGGTTTGCGGCCTACCGCCAGCACGTTCTCGACAGGTTGGCGGAGTTCGGCTACGTCGGGGACTGGCGGTTGCTCACGTCGGCAGACTTCGGCCTACCCCAGCTTCGACCGCGATTCGTCCTTGTCGCGATGAAGCCAAAAGACGCCGCATACTTCCGGTGGCCGGAACCAATGGCCCGACGGTTGACCGTGGGAGAAGCGCTCGGCGACCTTATGGCGGAGAACGGCTGGCCTCACGCTCGGGAATGGGCCGCCTTCGCCAACGGTATTGCTCCCACACTCGTCGGCGGAAGCAAGAAGCACGGAGGGGCGGACCTTGGCCCGACGAGGGCGAAGCTTGCTTGGTCCAAGCTCGGCGTCGATGCAAAGGGAATAGCGGAGGAGGCCCCGGGGCCTGACGCTCCGCACTTCTCCCTCCGCGCGCCGCGCTTGACAATCCCAATGGTGGCTCGGCTGCAGGGATGGGGATCCGACTCGGGTTGGATCTTCACCGGACGAAAGACTTCTCAATACCGACAGATCGGCAATGCCTTCCCGCCGCCGGTTGCCGAAGCAGTCGGACGCGCGATCAAGAGCGCCCTGTTGCATGAAGGGACACCCCACCAGGTTCCCGAGCTCGTCAGCGATCTACACGACCCGATCTACCGAGAGCTCTCGCGCGCGGCTGACTTCGTATCCCTTGAACGGCTCGTAGCAGCCATGACTGTGGGGACCGAGTCGTTGGTGCAGCGACAGCTGGCGGTGCTGGCGCGGGACTTCGAGCTCGAGGAACTCCAGACGGCGAACGGCCCGATGTACAGGCTCGGAGACTTCAAGGGCTTCACGGGCGAGTCTTCACACCCCCGTAACGAGTACATCGCCCAGCACCGAAACCGCGTCAGCTGACCCGGCTGTCATAGAGGTCCAACCCTGTCCAGGTCTACTCTGGGGCGCATGGCTGAGGGCAGAGCATCCACCGGCAATGACGGGTTCACCGCGGACGAGCGCGCCGCGATGAAGGAGCGGGCGGCCGAGCTGCGCGCGCAGGCGAAGCGGGCCAAGGGCGCGGCGAAGGCCGAAGCCGAGCTCAACGACCTGCTCGAGGCGATCGCGAAGCTTCCTGACGAGGGCGACCGAGCGCTCGCCACGACGCTGCACGAGGTGATCATGGCGGCGGCTCCGCAGCTGGCGCCGCGCACCTGGTACGGCATGCCTGCCTACGCGCTCGACGGCAAAGTGCTGTGCTTCGTGCAGCCGGCCAGCAAGTTCGACACCCGCTACACGACGCTCGGCTTCAACGACACCGCGCAGCTCGACGACGGCGCCATGTGGCCGGCGTCGTTCGCGGTCACCACGATCGGGCCGGCCGAGAAGACGCGCATCACCGAGCTGGTCACGCGCGCGGTCGGCTGAGCCGACGGCCGACGGACGACCGCGGCGCCGCATCCCCTATTCGAAGATGACGTAGACCTTCTTCAGCGGCTCGGTGACCTCCCAGAAGCCCTGCCATCCGATCGGGAAGATCACCAGATCACCGGGCTGGATGTCCTGGGGCTCCTTGCCGTCTTCGGTCACCGTCATGCGGCCCGCGATCACGTAGATGACCTCGCCGCTGTCGGTGAACTCCCACCGCGAGCGACCCGGGTCGGTCTCCCAGATGCCGACGTCGAGCGAGCTCGCCGTGCCGGAGAACACCTCGAGGTAGGTGGTGGCGATGTCGGCGCCGAGCGGGTCGGCCAGCGGCAGCTCGAGCGGGGTGTGAGTCTGGTCAGCGCGGGTGATCGAGCCGGTGCGGCACACGATGGCCATGAGGGGTTGCCTTTCGTTCACGGGACGTCGTGACGGGACACTATCGCGACCGGCCGACGGACAGGGGCTTGGGCGAGTCCGCCCCGATCCGGCACACTGGGGGCATGAGGTCGAGAACGAGAAGCGCTCGCGTTCTTCTCGCCGTCAGCGTGCTGCTGAGCGTCGCTGCGCCGGGTGCCGCAATCGCTGCGCCCGCCGACCACACCCAGCCCGCCGCGGCGGAAGCCGTCACCGACCTGACCTTCGCCGTCGGCACGGCCTGGATGGATCCGACGCAGGGCGACTCTCTCGGCCGACCGTACTTCGCTGTTCCCTTCACCTTCCCGCCGTATCCCGAGGGTCTGGGCGTGGTGGCTAACAGCAAGTCGACGCGTGAGTTCGGCTTCGCCGCCGAATGCGAGTTCACTCGGTTCGTTCCGGCCGCGGGCGAAGGCGAACTGACGTGCACGCTCGTCGACGACCTCGAGCCGGCCAACCACGAGCTGATGGTCTATCTCAAGAGCGATCGATCGGCCAACTACCAAGCGCGCCTGTTCATCGAGCTGTGCCCCCTCACCGGCTGCAGCCCGCTGTTCTCGGTCACCGCCGTGCAGGCTGCGGCGATCGAGGTATGCCCCGGTGACGCGTTCAGCGGGTCGTTCACCTACGACTTCAATCTGCCCTGGAACGCGCGCGGGGCCGCCCTCGGCACCGGGGCACCCGCGGGCGTCGCCCTCGACGCCGGCCCGGTGCGCGACGGGGGCGCCTTCAGCATCGCGGGGTCGCTCTCCGAGCCGGGCGAGCAGAGCATCCCGATCATCGTCACCGACGAGTTCGGCGGCGAGCACCCGACAGCGGTGACGGTCACCGTGCGCGACGCCGCCACGGTCGCCTGCGGGATGCTCGCCGCGACCGGCCCGTCACCCCTCGGCCCGCCCGCCGCCGTCGCCGCGCTCGCGTTGCTGCTGGCCGGGGCGCTCACCCTGCACCGCGCCCGGCGCGGCACCGTCACGCCGCGCGACTGAGCATGCTCGCGCGTGCAGCAGCACGGTCGCGCCCGATTAGCCTTGACCAGTGATCGTCGGCCTCGGCACCCTGCTCAATGTCACGACGATCGTCGTCGGAG
The sequence above is a segment of the Microcella humidisoli genome. Coding sequences within it:
- a CDS encoding DNA cytosine methyltransferase; the protein is MSHLEVVEICAGAGGQAYGLHRAGFHHALAVELDAQAAATLEANSNWRVAVGDVADPAVWDPSEYKGIALLAGGVPCPPFSMAGKQLGSADERDLFAWAVEQVGILKPRALMLENVRGLAAPRFAAYRQHVLDRLAEFGYVGDWRLLTSADFGLPQLRPRFVLVAMKPKDAAYFRWPEPMARRLTVGEALGDLMAENGWPHAREWAAFANGIAPTLVGGSKKHGGADLGPTRAKLAWSKLGVDAKGIAEEAPGPDAPHFSLRAPRLTIPMVARLQGWGSDSGWIFTGRKTSQYRQIGNAFPPPVAEAVGRAIKSALLHEGTPHQVPELVSDLHDPIYRELSRAADFVSLERLVAAMTVGTESLVQRQLAVLARDFELEELQTANGPMYRLGDFKGFTGESSHPRNEYIAQHRNRVS
- a CDS encoding iron chaperone: MAEGRASTGNDGFTADERAAMKERAAELRAQAKRAKGAAKAEAELNDLLEAIAKLPDEGDRALATTLHEVIMAAAPQLAPRTWYGMPAYALDGKVLCFVQPASKFDTRYTTLGFNDTAQLDDGAMWPASFAVTTIGPAEKTRITELVTRAVG
- a CDS encoding cupin domain-containing protein — protein: MAIVCRTGSITRADQTHTPLELPLADPLGADIATTYLEVFSGTASSLDVGIWETDPGRSRWEFTDSGEVIYVIAGRMTVTEDGKEPQDIQPGDLVIFPIGWQGFWEVTEPLKKVYVIFE